GGTCACCGCGCCCTTGGCCAGCAGTCGGGTGAGGATCGTGATCACGGTCGTGTAGGCGAGGTCTCCGCCGAGGCGCTCCCGCACCCACCCCGCGTTCTCGGGGCCGTCCGCCTCGCGCAGCGCGGACAGGACGAGCGTCTCCAGTTCGCCCCGTCCCCGGCGCCGGGGACGCCGCTGGTCCGTCACGCCCGGTCTCCCTTCCACCACCCCGACCGCGGCCACCTCACGATCTACGGGACGGGATTGTAGAAGGGAGGAGAAGGGAGACACCGACGTCGCTCAGCGGAGCGCGTCCCCGGCGTCAGTCCCGCCTGACCACGCACAGGGCCCAGATGATGAAGGCCGAGAAGGCGATCATCACGATGGACCAGACGGGGTAGTACGGCAGGGACAGGAAGTTGGCGACGATGATCAGGCCCGCGATGGCGACGCCCGCGACGCGGGCCCACAGGGACTCCTGGAAGAGGCCCAGGCTGACGAGCACGGCCACGGCGCCGAGGGCGAGATGGACCCAGCCCCAGCCGGTGAGGTCGAACTGGAAGACGTAGTCGCGGGTGGAGACGAAGACGTCGTCCTCGGCGATGGCCATGACGCCCCGGCAGATGTCGAGGACGCCCGCGATCATGAGCATGACGGCTGCGAAGGCCGTCAGCCCCTCGGCGAAGGGCCGTGACCGCTTGGTCGAGTGCATGCGTCCGGTGTGTGTGGCGGTCATACCGTTGCCTCGATTCGGTGTCGTGCGGTGGTTGTCGGATCCGTCCTCAGCGGCCGGCGGCGGTCGGGCCGCCGCCCGTGCCCGCCGAGGCTCCGTGGCCGCTCAGGACCAGTTCCTTCGCGCGGCGGAACTCGTCGTCCGTGATGTCGCCGCGTGAGCGGATCTCGGACAGCCTGGCGAGTTCGTCGACGCTGGACCGTCCGTCGCCGCCCCTGGCCGTCTGCCGGATGTAGTCGTCGAACGCCGACTGCTGGGCACGCGCCTGTGCCACCTCGCGGCGGCCCATGTTCTTGCCCCGGGCGATCACATAGACGAACACGCCCAGGAACGGCAGCAGGATCGTGAAGACCAGCCAGCCCGCCTTGGCCCAGCCGTTCATGTCGTCGTCGCGGAAGATGTCGACGACGACCCGGAAGAGCAGCACGAACCACATGATCCACAGGAACAGCAGGAGCATGGACCAGAAGACGCTCAGCAGCGGGTAGTCGTACGCGAGGTACGTCGGACCACTCATGTCTCTCCTCCGTCCCGGGCGTCGCCCGGCAGGTGCTCTGCCGTCCTCCACGCGCCCGTGGCGCCACGGTCGGCGCCGTTCTCAGCGTGCCCACGACCGGAGCCGGGCGGCCTCACCCCGGGCGGGTGAGAGCGGGCTCCTCCGGGTCGGGAGCAGCCGCGGCGGCGGCCACCGCCACCAGCGCCAGTACGACCATGACGAGGACGGCGACGAGGACGACCGCGCCGACCGTGGGACGGTTCCAGAGCAGGAGGGCCAGCGCGCCCGCGCCGAGGACGACGCCGGTGGTCCAGCGGGGGTGCGCCGCCAGCTCGCGTCCGGTCCGGCCGGTGCTCACTCCGACGCTCCGCAGCGACCGGCCGGCCGCCGTGGTTCCGCGCCGGGCCACGCCCCGCACCCACCGGGCGACCCGCCCGGGACCGTACAGATAGGCGGCGAGGGCGGTGGCCAGGAAGAGGACGAGCAGGGTGCGCGTGCTGTCGCGCAGGAAGCGCAGGAAGGTGTCGAAGACAGCCGCGGCGGCGTCGGGTGGCAGGGTCGCGGCGGGTACGGCGTCCAGGTAGACGCGGCGGACCACGGCCAGCGCGACGAGCAGCACGCCCATCATCACGCTGATGCCGAGGGCCGTGATCAGCAGCATCACCCGGTGGCCGGGCGCGGTCCACACGGCGAGGGCGGCGAGGGCGATCGTGATGACGGGCAGCCAGGTGCCGAGGATGTTCAGCAGCCGCATGGCGTCCTGGGCCTTGCCGAGTTCGTCGGTGTGGAACAGGGTGATCGTCCGGTCGCTGTCGGGGATGGCGGCGGCCTTGTCGAAGCCCGCGTCGACGAGACGTTCCCGCACCTGGTCGACGACGGCGCCGACGTCGAGCTGGATCGTGTCGCCGGTGGCGCGCAGGGCGCCCTCCCGTTCGCCGGTGAGCATGTGCACCACGGCCGCGTGTGCCTGCCGGTTCGCGTTCTCCCAGACCTGTTGGAAGAACTCGCTGGTGATGACGCGGGTGACGTTGCGGTCGACGACGGTGTGGACCACGGAGCGCAGCGGGCCGTCCAGGGCTCCGGCGCCGGCCACGACCTGGGGTGGCGCGCCGCTGTCGGCGAGCACCTTGGTGAGGGCGTCCGTCACCGCCTTGACGTCCACGTTCTTGACGACCTCGTCGGTCAGCCGCTCGATCACGACGTTCTGGACCGCCGGGTCGGACGCCAGCGGGGCGACCGTCTCGACGTACCGGTCGGTGTCGGCGACGGTGTCCTCCACCCAGGCCGCGACGACGGCGAGGGGCGCGAGCAGCAGGGTCACCACGAGCAGAAGAGCGGCACCCGCCTTGCGCAACCGCCGATGCCGTACCCCGGCATGCCGCCGCAACCGCTCATACTCCTCCCGCTCCGCAGCACTGAACACATGCCACCCGGCCCCACCCGTCCCGCCAGCCCCGCCGCCACCTGCCGGCCCGGCCCCACCAGCCTCGGCCCGACCCGGCCCGGCCCCGTCTCCCGGCCCGGCCCCACCAGCCCGGGACCGCCCAGGTCCGCCACCACCTACCGGCCCGGCATCACCGCCCGGCCCAGACCCGCCGGGCTCGGTCCCACCTGGTTCGGCGCCACCATCCGGGGCGGCATCACCGGGCCCGAACCCACCTGATCCGGACCCTCCCGCCCCGGCACCACCGCCCGGCCCGGTCCCACCCGGGCCGCCGCCGCCGCCCGGCTCGTTCGCACGTGGGCCGGACGCGCCCCACTCGGCGCCGTCCCGCCCGGTGGCATCGCCCCGCCCGGGCCCGCCGCTCGGCGTGGCCACATCGTCCGGGCCGGTTGGGTCTTTCGGGTCGGTGCTGTCGGGCTGGTCGGGGTTCGGTGGTACGGGGTCGTTGTCCGGGGGCATGGGTCCTCCTCGGGGTGTGCCGGAGGCTCAGGCGGCGCCCGTGGTCGGCGCGCGGGAGCCCGTGAGGCCCGCCCGGCGCAGGGCGGCCCGCCAGGCGAGGGCGACCGTCGCCTCGGCCAGGCCGAGCAGGACGAGCCACAGGCCGAGCAGCCGGGTCAGTGCCGTGGCCGACTCGGTCGGCAGGGCCAGCACCACGATCCCCGCGACGACGCCGAGCACCGCCACGCCGAGGACGAAGCCCCGGTGGGGCAGGTTCTTCGTGGCGAGCGCGGTGTACAGCGTGAGGATCCCGGTCGACAGCCAGACGATCCCCACGATCAGCGAGAGCGCGGTGATGGTCTGCAGCGGGTGCCGCAGGCACAGGACGCCGGCCAGGACGTACAGCAGCGCGAGGAGCAGCCCCGGCACCCGCTCGCCCGGCTCTTCCCGGGCGAAGACGTCCACGAACCGGAACGCCCCGATCGCGAGCAGATACAGCCCGAGCAGGACCGCGATGACATGCAGGGTCCCGTCCGGCCAGACCAGGAGGATGACGCCGGGCACGAGCGTGGCCAGCGCCGAACCGAGGATCCACTTCCAGGACCGGCCGACCTTCCCCAGCGCCTCGGCCGGGTCACCCATCAGCCCGGCGGCCTCCCCGCCGGCCATCCGGTCCCGATCCGCCTCCCCGACCCCACGGTCCACCCCACCGGCCGCACCGCCCGCCGCCATGGGGCTCGCCTCGGCCTCGCCAGGCCGGTAGTCGTCCGCCCCGGAACGCCGCGCCGGACCAGGAGACTCGGTCATGGCTCCTCCTCGGTCATCGCTCCGCCTCGGTCACCGGTTCCTCCTCGCGGCCGGGCGGGCCGCTCCGCCCCGCCGGTACACGGCGGCGCGTGGGCACCTCACCGGCCCAGCGTCCCGCCCCACCCCGCCCCCCGGATCACCCCCGGCGGGTGATCCCCGCGCACCGCGCGGCCGAGGAGGGTGGACGGTACGCCGGGCCGCCGGGCCGCCGGTTCAGGAGGTGTGTCATGACCAGTGCGAGCGCATCCACGGCGTCACCGACGGTGGCCGAGAGGGCGGCGCACGGCCGCGCGGCGCGCAAGCGTGCCTCCCGGTCCTGCCACGGCTGGTTCGAGTCGGACGCGGACGCCGACCGGGCCGACCCCATCGAGGTGATCGAGCGTCAGTCGGCCACTCGAGTACCGGAGTTGGTGCCGATCCGCTACGGCCGCATGCTCGAATCCCCGTTCCGCTTCTACCGGGGCGCGGCGGCCATCATGGCGTCGGATCTCGGCCCCCTCCCCAACACCGGTCTGACCGTGCAGCTCTGCGGTGACGCCCATCTGCTCAACTTCCGGCTGCTGGCCTCGCCCGAACGCCATCTCGTCTTCGACATCAACGACTTCGACGAGACCCTGGCCGGCCCGTTCGAATGGGATGTGAAACGGCTGGCCGCCAGCTTCGTGATCGCGAGCCGGGCCAACGGCTTCTCGACCGAGGAGCAGGACAGGGCGGTACGGACGTGCGTGAAGACGTACCGGCGCCGTATGCGCGAGTTCGCCGGCATGCGCACCCTGGACATCTGGTACGCCCAGGACGACGCGGACCGGCTGCGCGAGCTGATGGCGTCGTCGATGGACGAGGAGAGCCGGCGCCGTACGGCCGAGGCGGCCGCGAAGGCCCGTACGCGCACCCATCTCCAGGCCTTCGAGAAGCTGACCCGGGTCACGGCCGAGGGCCGGCTGATCGCCCCCGACCCCCCGCTGATCACCCCGCTGCGGGACCTGCTGGCGGACTCCTCGGTCGAGGGCCAGGAGAAGGAGCTGCGGAAGGTGCTGGACCAGTACGTGCGGACCCTGTCGTCCGAGCGCCGGCATCTGCTGCGTCGCTACCACGTGGTCGACATGGCCCGGAAGGTGGTGGGCGTCGGCAGTGTCGGCACGCGCTGCTGGATCGTGCTGCTGCTCGGCCGCGACGACAGCGATCCGCTGCTGCTCCAGGCCAAGGAGGCGCAGCGGTCCGTCCTCTCCGCCCAGCTCGGCGGTGACAGCTACGACAACCAGGGCCGCCGGGTGGTGTCCGGTCAGCGACTGATGCAGACGACCAGCGACATCTTCCTCGGCTGGACCCATGTCCTCGGTCTGGACGGCCGCGAACGTGACTTCTACGTACGGCAGTTGCGTGACTGGAAGGGCATCGCGCGCCCCGAGACCATGGATCCGGGCCTGCTGCGGCTCTTCGCCCGGTTGTGCGGCGCCGGCCTGGCACGCGCCCATGCCCGATCCGGCGATCCCATCGCCATCGCCGCGTACCTGGGCGGCAGCGACCGCTTCGATCGCGCGCTCGCCGAGTTCGCGCAGTCCTACGCCGACCGGAACGACCGCGACTTCGAGGCGCTGAACGTGGCCGCGCACACGGGCCGGATCCACGCCGAGAGCCTCTGAACCACCCCGGGCCACCCCTCTACGAGGATTCCCGCGGCCCCGGCTCACTCCGGCAGTTGCCGCATCTCCAGGACGCGCAGGCCCAGGGACTGGCAGCGAGCCAACAGCCCGTACAGATGTGCCTCGTCGACGACGTGCCCGAACAGGACGGTGTGGCCGGACATCACCACATGGTCCAGTTCGGGGAAGGCACCGGTCAGCGCCTTCGACAGCTTTCCGTCGACGCGGATCTCGTAGCGCATGAGTGGTGTGCCCCCATGGCCGGGTACGGGCGGGCTGCGCCCCTTCTCTGCGATCGTCCGTCCTGGGGCACCGGCCTGGCCTCACCCCGGGGAGGTGAGTCGCCCCCGGAAGGTGCATCGACGCGCCGGCGGTCAATGGGTCAGGTAGAGCTTGAGCGCGACGATCAGGAGGCCGAGCAGCAGGTTCACCGAGGCCGTGACGGCGACCAGGCCCCGCGGGGCGTGGGCCCGGCGGGCCGCGGCCACCGACCAGCCCACCTGCCCCACCACGGCCACGGCGAGCGCGAGCCAGAGGGAGCCCTGCACATCGAGGCCGAGAAGCGGGCTGACCGCGACGGCGGCGGCCGGCGGGACGGCGGCCTTGACGATCGGCCACTCGTCGCGGCACACCTCCAGCACGATCCGGCGGTCCGGGGAACGCTGCGCCAGCCGGGCGCCGAACAGTTGGGCGTGCACATGCGCGATCCAGAACACCAGACCGGTGAGCAGCAGCAGAAGGACGATCTCCAGACGGGGGTAGGCCCCCGGGGCCCCGGCTCCGATGATCACGGAGGAGGCGAGCATCGATCCGTAGACGCCGCCGGTGTAGTCGGTACGGGCCCGACGCTCCGCGGCGCGCCCCTCCCGGGACTCGGCTCGCCCTGACGTGGCCATGGTCTCCGCCTCCTCTCCACACCGACGGACCCGGCCGACAGACCGAGCCGACCGACAAGCCGCACCGGCCGCCCCCGCCCTCAATGCTCCGAGCGGCGCGGCGCGGCCGGTGCGCCGGTGCCGGGCGACTTGGAGGGATCCTGGCCGCCCGGTGGTGTCGGACGTTCGGGCCCCGTCGGTGTCGGACCGTCCGTCCGGGCGCCCGGCAGTCGTGGGGTGACCAGGAACGCGGCGAGGGTGATGCCGCCGGTGGCGAGGATGGCCGCCTTCAGGCCGTCCAGCTGGGCCGAGGCGTAGGAGTCGGCGAGGGCGTCGACCTCGGACGGCGGCAGCCCGGCCCGCTCGGCGGCCGTACGCACCTGATCGGTGGGGACGAAGCTGATCCCGGCCTGGAGCGCGACACTCGTCTGCTGCTTGGCCTCCTGCGACAGCGCCGGATCGTCCTCCACCTGTGAGGTGAGGGCATGGGCCAGGGCGCCGATGAGCAGCGATCCGATGAGCGCGGTGCCGAGGGCGGACCCCAGGTTCTGGGCCGTGAACTGCAGTCCGCCGACCTCGCTGCGCTCCTCTTCTCCCACGCTGGACTGCACCACGTTCCCCAGTTGCGAGGCGAGCAGCCCCATGCCGACGCCGAGCAGTGCCATGGCCAGCGCGAACTGGGTGTCGTCGATGACGGGGTCGATGGTGGCCAGCAGCCACACGATGGCCCCGGCCAGGGTCACCAGGGCCAGCCGCACCACGCGGCGCGGTCCGGCCCGTCGGCCCAGCCGGGCGGCGAGCAGGGAAGCGACCAGCATGGTGACGGAGACGGGGAGCAGCCGCAGTCCGGTCTGGAAGGCGTTGAAGCCCTGCACGACCTGGAGGTAGAGCGGGATGGTGAAGAACAGCCCGAGCAGGATCAGGTTCTGACTGAGCAGGGCCAGCAGTCCGGACCGCAGCGGGGGTCGGTGCAGGAGGTCCAGGTGGACCAGGGGTTCGGTGCCATGGGCCGCCCGTCGGTGCTCCCAGCGCGCGAAGGCGGCCAGGACGAGCACCCCGGCGCCGATGACGAACAGGGTCGGTGCGAAGCCCATGACGGTGAAGGGCGGGTTGCGGGGCTGAACCCAGCCCCAGCTGCTGCTCTGCAGCACACCGAGCACACCCAGCCCCAGGCCCGCCGCCGACAGTACGGCGCCGACGGCGTCCATCGGGGGACGAGGCCCGGTCCGGGGCGCCTCGGTGATCGCCCGGCGGAAGCACAGCACGGCCAGGACGACCACGACCTCGCCGGCGAAGACCAGCCGCCAGGTGAGGTAAGTCGTCACCCAGCCGCCCAGCAGCGGGCCGACGGCGATCCCGGCCCCGGCCAGCCCGCCGATGACGCCGTAGGCGACAGCCCGGTCCCGGCCCCGGTAGGCCTCGGCGACGAGAGCGGCCATGGCCGGGAGCACCATCGCGGCGCCGAGGCCCTCGATGACCGACCAGCCGAGGGCGAGGACCCACAGGGTGGGCGCGACGGCGGTCAGGGCCGAGCCGGTGCCGTAGACCACCAGGCCGAGGAAGAAGAGCCGCCGGCGGCCGAGGATGTCGCCGAACCTGCCGCCGATGATCATAAAAGCGGCCATGACCAGCGCGTACAGCGTGATGACGGCCTGGATGGCGGTGACCTCGGTGTCGAAGTCCTCGACCAGTTGGCTGATCGAGACGTTCATGACGGACGTGTCCAGCACCATCAGGAACTGCGCCGTCCCGAGCACGATCAGAGCCCGCCAGTGCTTCACGGCATCCACCTCGCCGACTCGACCCGGAACCCCGACAGGGGGTGACCGGCGGCGACCCGTTCGCCACCTCTATCGCAGCTCAGAAGCCCTTTCCCCGCCTCACCCGCCACGGGCGAGGCAGCCACCCCACAACCGGGAAACCCGAGCCCGCAGGAGCACCGAGCCGATCACCGCGGCGGCCGCTCCCGGCTTCGCCCCTACGGGGTGCGGCGGGATGACGCCGGCCTTGGCCGGCGCGGGCTACCACGTGTTGGTGTTCCACCCGACTACCGCGATGGCATTGCCGAATCGCGTGGTGAACACGGGCACCGGACAGTAGCGATCCTGCCCACCGTTGCGGCTGATGTGCGCCGTGAGCCGCCTGGGGGAGCCGTCGTGTCCCACCGTGTTCAGCCGCTCCAGCCCGGCGATCCGCGCCGGGTGGGCCCCTACCGCATCGTGGGGCGGCCCGGATCCGGCGGTATGGGTACGGTGTACGCCGCTCTCACGGCTCCTGAGTCATGGGGCGCGGCCCGGCCGGAACCCGGTCGGGCCGCGCCCCGTCGCTCAGGACCAGGTCCGAGGATGCCGCGTCACGCGGTTCACCGGTATGTCCCCGTGCCCAGCAGTTCGGGCAGCGGGTTGATGAGACCGCCGGTCGGCGACTGCCGCTGGGCGGTGGGGCCGGTCGGCCAGACCGCGGGGCAGTGGGTGCCCTTGCGGGGGGTCTTCAGAGTGAGGAGGTATGTGTCGATGGCGTCCCGCGCGCATGGGCTCAGCCAGTAGGTGCCGTGCCCGGCACCGTCGTAGGTGAGGAAGGCGGCCTCGCGGCCGATCTGGCGGGCCGCGTTGGAGCCCCAGGAGTACGGCGTGGCCACGTCATAGCGGCTGTTGGTCACCAGGATCTTCGGGGTGCCGTCGACACGGAGCCTGTCCTGCGGGTTGGTCACCTTCGTCGGCCAGTTCTGGCAGCCGGTCACGTCCATCCAGCCGATGAAGCTGCGACGGGTGACGGGGGCCAGGCGGGCCAGTTCGCGTTCGTGGCGGGCGAGGGTGGCATAGGACCGGACGTTGAGGTCGTAGTCCTGGCACAGCACCGGCAAGTACGCGAACTCGGTCGGCTCGCCGTGCTTCTTGCCGGACCGTGCCGACGCCGGGTCGGCGGCGTCGATGTCCTTGAGGGTCTGAGCGAACCTGAACCAGTCGGACGGGTCGTACATGTACTGCACGACGATGCCCTGGAGGTCCAGGGGGGTGGCCTTCTGGGGCGGGTCGCCCGGCAGGACCAGTTCACCGGCCTCAGCGCGCTTGTACAGCGAGTCGAAGAGGGCGCGGGCGTCCCGGCCGTGGAGCGCGCAGGACGGCGTACGGGCGCACCAGTCGGCGAACTGGCCGTACGACTCCTCCACCGCGATGGTGTTGGTCTTCTGGTAGGCCCACGTGCCCAGGCTGTGGTCCATGTTGGAGTCGATGGTCATCGCGCGGATGCGGTTCGGGTAGCGCTCGGCGTACTGCTGGCCGATCAAAGTGCCGTAGGAGACGCCGTAGTAGCTGATCCGCTTCTCGCCGAGGCCGGCGCGGATCGCGTCCATGTCCCGAACGACGCTCGAGGTGTCCACGTGGTCGACGAGCGGTCCCGTGAGGTCGCGGCAGCTCTCGCCGAGCGCGCGGTTCGCGTCGCGGAGGGCGGCGAAGGAGGCGGCACTGTCCGGGTCCATCGCCTGCCACTGGGCGTTCAGGAGGTCCTCGTCGCACTTCACGGGGTTGCTGCGGCCGACTCCACGCGGGTCGAAGCCCACGATGTCGAAGCGCGCCAGCAGTTCGGGCGAGAAGGAGTCGGGAGCGCTGAACGCGAAGTTCACACCCGAGCCGCCCGGGCCACCGGGGTTGATCAGCAGCGAGCCGATCCGGCGCTCGGGGTCGGTGGCGAGGTGGCGGGCGAGGGCCAGGTCGACGGTGGCGCCGTGGGGTCGCTTCCAGTTGACGGGCACCTTGAGGGTGGCGCACTCGAAAGTGCCCGAAGCGCCCTGGTCGGAGGACGGTTCACAGGGCGTCCAGGCTATTCGCCCAGGTGACGAGGTCTTGGCGGAAGGGGCGGCCACGGCCGTCCCGACGAGCAACTGGCTGAACAGTGCGGTGACGAGCGCTCCGACAGCCAGTCGTCTGCGCGCTTGCACGCGCGGGAACAGTGGGGGGTTGAATGGCACAGGTGTTCCTCAGTGCATCAGAAGTCAACAGACGAAACAGAGCATGGGCCCAAGGTGCTTGATAAATCAAGGAAATGATGGTGAATCAGATGGTGCCCACGCAACTCCGAAGCATCGGGGTCGTCTGCCGGGTAATGGGCCACCGCGTGTGCCCGTAAGAGCGGACAACCGCAGTCGACAGCGGTGCGAGCCCGGCCGAACCATCGCTCATCGGAGCAGTATCGGCGAGGAATTCCGGATCGCGGTCGGCCGACAGTCCGCCGGCGTGCTGGGCATGCGCCATATCGCGGGCGCCCAGTTCGATGAGCGTGTGCAGCTGACGTGTGTTGGCCGCGGCGACCTCCGCGGCGCCGATCAGGCCTCCCAGCGAGTCGTACTCGCGCAGGACCGCCGCGGCACCAAGCCGTTGGTTGAAAGCGTCCAGCACCGCGATCAGCAGACCGCTACAGGTGCCGAACTACCGGTAGGGCGAACCTGTGTCATCGTCGACCGAAAGCACCAGCGCCTCCACCTGCTGACCGAACCGACCGGGGCGCTACGCCAAGCACCGCAGCCACATCCCCGGGGAGCTCGTCACACTCCCCAGGGATGTGGGCGGCAAGGGCGTGCTGGACGTCGAGCGCGTCCTCAAAGCCGCACTGGCCTGAGCTAATTGACCGTGTCCACCTCGTTCTCCGGCGCTTCCGCCAACTCCACGTCGTGCACGAGGGGTCCGTCCCCCACGACCACCTGGCCCGCTCGGGACGCGTACGGCGTCGCCGTCGCCGCCAGCAGATACTTCCCCGCCCCCGGCACCGCAACGCTGTACGACCCGTCCGCCAGCGACGTCACCCGGTCCAGCTGACGCCCCTCCTTCGTCAGGAGCGTCACCGCCGCGCCCTCCACCGGCTCGCCCTCCTGCGTGCGGATGAAGCCGCGGATCACCGAAGCGGGCTCACTCGGCGACGGGACCTCGTCCTCGTCCTCCTTCGGTTCCACCGCCAGATGCGGCAGCCGCTTCTCCAGCCCGGCCGGAAGCCACCAGTTCGCCTTGCCCAGCAGGTGCATCGCCGCCGGGACCAGCGCCGTACGGAGGATGAACGCGTCCAGGGCCACCGCCGCCGCGAGGCCGAGGCCGAGCATCGCGCCATCGAGGGTGCCACTGAGGACGAAGGCGCTGAAGACGCAGATCATGATCAGGGCGGCGGAGTTGATGACCCGGCTCGTCTCGGCGAGGCCCACGCGCACGGACCGTGCGTTGTCCTTCGTGTGGACCCACTCCTCGTGGATCCGACTCACCAGGAACACCTGGTAGTCCATCGACAGGCCGAACAACAAGGACAGCATGATGACCGGCAGGAACGACGTGATCGGCCCTTCCTTGCCGCCGAGCAGATCCAGGCCCCAGCCCCACTGGAAGATCGCCACCAGCACACCGAAGGACGCGGCCGCCGCGATGAGGTTCATCAGCGCGGCCGTCAGCGGAACCACCAGGGAGCGGAAGGCCACCAGCAGCAACAGGAAACCGAGAGCGACGATCGCCGCGATGAAG
This genomic stretch from Streptomyces deccanensis harbors:
- a CDS encoding alpha/beta hydrolase yields the protein MQARRRLAVGALVTALFSQLLVGTAVAAPSAKTSSPGRIAWTPCEPSSDQGASGTFECATLKVPVNWKRPHGATVDLALARHLATDPERRIGSLLINPGGPGGSGVNFAFSAPDSFSPELLARFDIVGFDPRGVGRSNPVKCDEDLLNAQWQAMDPDSAASFAALRDANRALGESCRDLTGPLVDHVDTSSVVRDMDAIRAGLGEKRISYYGVSYGTLIGQQYAERYPNRIRAMTIDSNMDHSLGTWAYQKTNTIAVEESYGQFADWCARTPSCALHGRDARALFDSLYKRAEAGELVLPGDPPQKATPLDLQGIVVQYMYDPSDWFRFAQTLKDIDAADPASARSGKKHGEPTEFAYLPVLCQDYDLNVRSYATLARHERELARLAPVTRRSFIGWMDVTGCQNWPTKVTNPQDRLRVDGTPKILVTNSRYDVATPYSWGSNAARQIGREAAFLTYDGAGHGTYWLSPCARDAIDTYLLTLKTPRKGTHCPAVWPTGPTAQRQSPTGGLINPLPELLGTGTYR
- a CDS encoding SHOCT domain-containing protein; amino-acid sequence: MSGPTYLAYDYPLLSVFWSMLLLFLWIMWFVLLFRVVVDIFRDDDMNGWAKAGWLVFTILLPFLGVFVYVIARGKNMGRREVAQARAQQSAFDDYIRQTARGGDGRSSVDELARLSEIRSRGDITDDEFRRAKELVLSGHGASAGTGGGPTAAGR
- a CDS encoding DUF2252 domain-containing protein, whose amino-acid sequence is MTSASASTASPTVAERAAHGRAARKRASRSCHGWFESDADADRADPIEVIERQSATRVPELVPIRYGRMLESPFRFYRGAAAIMASDLGPLPNTGLTVQLCGDAHLLNFRLLASPERHLVFDINDFDETLAGPFEWDVKRLAASFVIASRANGFSTEEQDRAVRTCVKTYRRRMREFAGMRTLDIWYAQDDADRLRELMASSMDEESRRRTAEAAAKARTRTHLQAFEKLTRVTAEGRLIAPDPPLITPLRDLLADSSVEGQEKELRKVLDQYVRTLSSERRHLLRRYHVVDMARKVVGVGSVGTRCWIVLLLGRDDSDPLLLQAKEAQRSVLSAQLGGDSYDNQGRRVVSGQRLMQTTSDIFLGWTHVLGLDGRERDFYVRQLRDWKGIARPETMDPGLLRLFARLCGAGLARAHARSGDPIAIAAYLGGSDRFDRALAEFAQSYADRNDRDFEALNVAAHTGRIHAESL
- a CDS encoding MFS transporter, which encodes MKHWRALIVLGTAQFLMVLDTSVMNVSISQLVEDFDTEVTAIQAVITLYALVMAAFMIIGGRFGDILGRRRLFFLGLVVYGTGSALTAVAPTLWVLALGWSVIEGLGAAMVLPAMAALVAEAYRGRDRAVAYGVIGGLAGAGIAVGPLLGGWVTTYLTWRLVFAGEVVVVLAVLCFRRAITEAPRTGPRPPMDAVGAVLSAAGLGLGVLGVLQSSSWGWVQPRNPPFTVMGFAPTLFVIGAGVLVLAAFARWEHRRAAHGTEPLVHLDLLHRPPLRSGLLALLSQNLILLGLFFTIPLYLQVVQGFNAFQTGLRLLPVSVTMLVASLLAARLGRRAGPRRVVRLALVTLAGAIVWLLATIDPVIDDTQFALAMALLGVGMGLLASQLGNVVQSSVGEEERSEVGGLQFTAQNLGSALGTALIGSLLIGALAHALTSQVEDDPALSQEAKQQTSVALQAGISFVPTDQVRTAAERAGLPPSEVDALADSYASAQLDGLKAAILATGGITLAAFLVTPRLPGARTDGPTPTGPERPTPPGGQDPSKSPGTGAPAAPRRSEH
- a CDS encoding DUF7144 family membrane protein; the encoded protein is MTATHTGRMHSTKRSRPFAEGLTAFAAVMLMIAGVLDICRGVMAIAEDDVFVSTRDYVFQFDLTGWGWVHLALGAVAVLVSLGLFQESLWARVAGVAIAGLIIVANFLSLPYYPVWSIVMIAFSAFIIWALCVVRRD
- a CDS encoding HdeD family acid-resistance protein, with protein sequence MTESPGPARRSGADDYRPGEAEASPMAAGGAAGGVDRGVGEADRDRMAGGEAAGLMGDPAEALGKVGRSWKWILGSALATLVPGVILLVWPDGTLHVIAVLLGLYLLAIGAFRFVDVFAREEPGERVPGLLLALLYVLAGVLCLRHPLQTITALSLIVGIVWLSTGILTLYTALATKNLPHRGFVLGVAVLGVVAGIVVLALPTESATALTRLLGLWLVLLGLAEATVALAWRAALRRAGLTGSRAPTTGAA